From the genome of Balneola sp., one region includes:
- a CDS encoding FtsX-like permease family protein produces the protein MFKNYLKIAFRNLIKNKSHTAINVGGLTLGVVCALVIFLVIQYNMSFDTWHEDSDRIYRVVREDNEFGDISTDTGAPYPFAEVVEEEVTGLEFVTRVNTNSANTPIISYQENGIIQTKFKEDDVAFVEKEYFDIFTYRWMAGDPDSFFDNPNTVVITEEFAKRIFGTIDVLGREFTIQTGSQYDLTVTGLVKDPPETSDFPFFALANENSKSRAGVQIGNDNWSGTSSSIQTYVKLLPNVTPEDINPQFDPLLVKHSSEERAEVMEFSLQPLSEIHFDSRYGNYSGRILEKRTLFAMGIIGFLLLITACINFINLNTAIAVNRSKEVGLRKTLGGSRTQLSFHFLGETAFITLISILIGMGVTEFALLNIDDIIGFTPELDLMNNPLLVVFLGILFLVITLAAGWYPAHHLSGFNPIEAIRNKMNSSYGQGLALRRTLIIVQFTITQILIIGTLVIATQIKHFNQQELGFEQEAVVQIDIPDRDKVTLETLKNRLKSEASILNVTYSNTGTTFGNVWGGNYVIEYDSTRIENSSDVKYIDVDFLDTYGIKLLAGSNIQPSDTVNMFLVSESLVKQAGFGDDYDAILGKELSFWGDEATIVGVVNDFHTSSLHQELRPVVLAARASSKWLGAIKINTAMIPEALATLEEAYNEAFPEAVFEYTFLEDSIADMYGQERDIASIMNIFAVIAVIIGCLGLFGLVSYMAATRTKEIGVRKVLGANIMDILKIFGYELGLLIGFSFLLAAPLSWYLMQRWLEDFAYKIELGVGIFLISLTGTLIIACLTIGYRSISAALANPVDSLKTE, from the coding sequence ATGTTTAAAAATTATCTCAAAATCGCCTTTCGGAATTTAATAAAGAACAAGAGTCACACAGCTATAAATGTGGGTGGTCTTACATTGGGAGTTGTATGTGCGCTGGTCATCTTTTTGGTAATCCAGTATAACATGAGTTTTGATACCTGGCATGAAGATAGCGACCGAATATATAGGGTGGTAAGAGAGGATAATGAGTTTGGAGATATCTCTACTGATACTGGCGCTCCTTACCCTTTCGCAGAGGTTGTTGAAGAGGAAGTAACCGGCTTAGAGTTTGTAACCAGGGTTAATACTAATTCTGCAAATACCCCAATTATCAGCTATCAGGAGAATGGCATTATTCAAACGAAATTTAAAGAAGACGATGTGGCATTTGTTGAGAAAGAGTACTTCGACATTTTTACTTATCGTTGGATGGCAGGTGATCCTGATTCATTCTTCGACAACCCAAATACCGTGGTTATTACCGAAGAGTTCGCAAAAAGAATATTTGGGACGATCGATGTTTTAGGCAGAGAGTTTACCATTCAAACCGGATCACAATACGACTTAACAGTAACCGGCCTTGTGAAAGATCCTCCTGAAACTTCAGACTTTCCATTTTTTGCATTGGCCAATGAGAATTCAAAAAGTCGAGCCGGAGTTCAAATAGGAAATGACAATTGGAGTGGTACTTCAAGCTCTATTCAGACTTATGTTAAACTTCTGCCTAATGTCACTCCTGAGGATATAAATCCACAATTCGATCCTTTACTTGTAAAACATAGCAGCGAAGAACGTGCAGAAGTGATGGAGTTCTCTCTACAACCTCTATCTGAAATTCATTTTGATAGCCGCTATGGAAACTATTCCGGACGGATATTAGAAAAAAGAACGCTATTTGCTATGGGTATTATTGGCTTCTTATTGCTGATAACTGCCTGCATAAATTTTATCAATTTGAATACAGCTATCGCTGTTAATCGCTCAAAGGAAGTAGGCTTAAGAAAAACGCTTGGAGGATCAAGAACTCAACTATCCTTCCATTTTTTAGGGGAAACTGCATTCATTACACTTATCTCGATTTTGATTGGTATGGGTGTTACTGAGTTCGCACTTCTTAATATCGATGATATTATCGGATTTACCCCCGAACTGGATTTAATGAACAACCCTCTGCTTGTTGTGTTTTTAGGTATTTTGTTTCTGGTGATAACTCTTGCTGCAGGCTGGTACCCGGCACACCATTTATCAGGATTTAATCCTATTGAGGCCATCAGGAATAAAATGAATTCAAGCTATGGGCAGGGATTAGCACTTCGCAGGACCTTGATCATCGTTCAATTCACCATTACCCAAATTTTGATTATTGGCACTCTGGTTATAGCTACCCAAATCAAACATTTCAATCAACAGGAATTAGGATTCGAACAAGAAGCTGTTGTACAGATTGATATTCCCGACAGAGATAAAGTCACTTTGGAAACTTTAAAAAACCGACTTAAAAGCGAAGCCAGTATACTTAATGTTACTTATTCAAATACAGGAACAACATTTGGAAATGTTTGGGGTGGCAATTATGTGATTGAGTATGATTCTACAAGGATTGAAAACAGCTCAGATGTAAAGTATATCGACGTCGACTTTTTGGATACTTATGGCATTAAACTTTTAGCTGGCTCAAATATACAGCCATCCGATACTGTGAATATGTTCCTGGTTAGTGAATCACTAGTAAAGCAAGCAGGCTTTGGAGACGATTACGATGCTATTCTCGGCAAAGAACTAAGTTTTTGGGGAGATGAGGCTACCATAGTCGGAGTGGTAAACGATTTTCATACTTCCTCACTCCATCAGGAATTAAGGCCTGTGGTGCTTGCGGCCAGGGCATCCAGCAAATGGCTTGGAGCCATAAAAATAAATACCGCCATGATCCCGGAAGCTCTTGCAACTTTAGAAGAAGCTTATAATGAGGCTTTCCCCGAAGCGGTGTTTGAATACACTTTCCTGGAAGATTCTATAGCGGATATGTATGGACAGGAACGTGATATTGCTAGCATCATGAATATCTTTGCTGTCATCGCAGTGATTATTGGATGCCTTGGACTATTTGGATTGGTATCCTACATGGCTGCTACCAGAACAAAAGAGATCGGGGTTCGAAAAGTGCTCGGAGCTAATATCATGGATATCCTCAAGATATTTGGCTACGAGCTCGGGCTTTTGATAGGGTTTTCTTTCCTTCTGGCAGCCCCGCTATCCTGGTATTTGATGCAAAGATGGCTTGAAGATTTTGCATATAAAATTGAGTTAGGGGTCGGAATATTTCTTATATCATTAACAGGCACTCTTATTATCGCCTGCCTTACTATAGGTTATCGATCAATATCCGCCGCATTAGCAAATCCTGTAGATAGCCTCAAAACCGAATAA
- a CDS encoding FtsX-like permease family protein, which produces MLKNYIKIAFRNISKQKGYAFINTVGLAIGMGICLFLFLLMQYAFTYDRYHENSDRIYRVADKITQQNGSILDVAISASPWGQAMVDDFPEVEDAVRFMGRGAAIQYENKILRQGITYVDEGIFDVFSYDFKYGNPEGALANPSSIVLTEQMSVRYFGEENPIGRTLLLDKEPFEVTGVLQKLNPRSSFMFNSLVPFSSVTEEDYASLNDWRSHNLYTYLLLQEGTDIAALEAKFPAFVNRHIGEEFVQRYDIHLQPLTDLFLHSNLYAEHGDSLEIAYIYIFMALGLLILIIACINFVNLSTAQGLKRSKEVGVRKVMGAFKGQLVFQFLAEAVILSIFGVLISLVLVEVALPWFNDIAEWSVEATYLSNPLYLIAIFLVVVLVGVLAGGYPAFVLSAFKPAAVLKGEKTGTGGKSFLRTALVVTQFTVAIFMIVSTLAVDRQLSYLKNKDLGFDKNNILVVGVPDALSENGHNLVREELFKIPGVSNVSFSSNTPGNESGNRVQFYPEGTFSEDGTLVNTYSIDEYFISQFNLELLQGRDFSSDIESGSSNSLIINEAAASRFGWDDPVGKTITRRIDGEEILYTVVGVVKDFNYETLHSRIAPLIIRYDPESFFDITVKVSSADFDGVATQISDALKAFNSGVPVWYYYLEEDIATDYTTEEVIGEMLRYFAYLTIFIACLGLLGLVSFSVINRRKEIGIRKVLGASVASIVQSISFDFLKLVVIGFLIGAPLAYFLIQQWLNSFAFSTTPGIVVFAGSGIAIIGVALLTIGYQAIKAALANPVDSLKSE; this is translated from the coding sequence ATGCTTAAAAACTACATCAAAATCGCGTTCAGAAACATCTCTAAGCAAAAGGGATATGCTTTCATCAATACAGTTGGTTTAGCTATTGGAATGGGTATCTGCCTCTTCCTTTTTTTGCTCATGCAATATGCATTCACTTACGATCGCTACCATGAGAATTCGGATCGCATCTATAGAGTTGCAGATAAAATCACTCAACAGAATGGCAGTATTCTTGATGTTGCGATTTCAGCAAGCCCATGGGGTCAGGCAATGGTCGATGACTTTCCGGAAGTGGAAGATGCCGTTCGCTTTATGGGGCGTGGTGCTGCCATACAGTATGAAAATAAAATTCTCCGACAGGGTATTACCTATGTTGATGAAGGAATCTTTGATGTGTTTTCTTATGACTTTAAATATGGGAACCCGGAAGGAGCGTTAGCCAATCCATCCAGTATTGTACTTACCGAACAAATGTCCGTTCGGTATTTCGGGGAGGAAAACCCAATAGGCAGAACACTACTTCTCGATAAAGAGCCATTCGAAGTTACCGGGGTACTTCAGAAATTGAACCCAAGGTCTAGTTTTATGTTTAATTCCCTGGTTCCCTTCTCTTCAGTAACAGAAGAAGACTATGCTTCTCTAAACGATTGGCGATCTCATAATCTTTATACTTATTTGTTACTCCAGGAAGGCACAGATATAGCCGCACTAGAAGCAAAATTTCCTGCTTTTGTAAATCGTCATATTGGAGAAGAATTTGTACAGCGCTACGACATTCATCTACAACCTCTAACCGACCTCTTTTTGCACTCTAACCTGTATGCCGAACATGGCGACAGCCTTGAAATTGCTTACATCTATATTTTCATGGCTTTGGGTTTACTCATCTTGATAATAGCCTGTATTAACTTTGTAAACTTATCAACCGCTCAAGGATTAAAGAGATCCAAAGAAGTGGGCGTTCGAAAAGTGATGGGAGCATTTAAAGGCCAATTGGTATTCCAATTCCTGGCCGAAGCAGTGATTCTTTCAATTTTTGGTGTTCTAATTAGTCTGGTACTTGTAGAGGTGGCCCTTCCATGGTTTAATGATATCGCCGAATGGAGTGTAGAAGCTACATACCTGTCTAACCCACTTTATTTAATCGCTATCTTTTTAGTGGTAGTACTTGTGGGGGTATTGGCCGGGGGATATCCTGCATTCGTGCTTTCAGCGTTTAAACCAGCTGCCGTATTGAAAGGGGAAAAGACGGGAACCGGAGGGAAATCCTTCCTTAGAACAGCACTTGTAGTTACACAATTTACGGTCGCTATTTTTATGATCGTTAGTACACTGGCCGTTGATAGACAATTATCCTATCTAAAAAATAAGGACCTCGGATTCGACAAGAATAATATACTTGTAGTTGGTGTTCCTGATGCTTTGTCTGAAAACGGTCATAATCTTGTACGTGAAGAGCTGTTCAAAATACCCGGTGTTTCCAATGTATCTTTTAGTTCAAATACTCCAGGTAACGAATCCGGAAATAGAGTTCAGTTTTATCCCGAGGGTACATTTTCAGAAGATGGCACTCTGGTAAACACCTATTCTATTGATGAATATTTTATTTCTCAATTCAACCTCGAATTACTCCAGGGTCGAGATTTCAGTTCAGACATAGAAAGCGGATCAAGCAATTCCCTGATTATTAATGAAGCAGCGGCTTCAAGATTTGGATGGGATGATCCGGTAGGTAAGACAATAACCCGCAGAATAGATGGCGAAGAGATTCTATATACCGTGGTAGGTGTAGTCAAAGATTTCAATTATGAAACCCTACACTCAAGAATTGCCCCCCTGATTATTCGCTATGATCCGGAAAGCTTTTTTGATATTACGGTAAAGGTGAGCAGCGCCGATTTTGATGGGGTAGCTACTCAAATCTCGGATGCTTTGAAAGCATTCAACAGTGGAGTTCCGGTATGGTATTACTACCTGGAAGAGGATATTGCTACCGATTATACCACTGAGGAAGTAATTGGAGAGATGCTTCGCTACTTCGCATACCTCACCATATTTATTGCCTGCTTAGGACTACTAGGTTTGGTTTCATTTTCTGTAATTAACAGAAGAAAGGAAATCGGTATTCGGAAAGTATTGGGTGCTTCTGTAGCAAGTATAGTGCAGTCTATATCTTTTGACTTTTTAAAGCTTGTAGTAATCGGCTTTTTAATTGGCGCGCCCCTTGCCTACTTCCTGATTCAACAATGGCTGAATAGTTTTGCCTTTAGCACCACTCCCGGAATAGTTGTTTTCGCCGGTTCCGGTATTGCGATTATCGGAGTAGCCCTGTTAACTATTGGTTACCAGGCCATTAAAGCTGCTTTAGCTAATCCCGTAGATAGCTTGAAAAGCGAATAA
- a CDS encoding ABC transporter permease encodes MFKNYLKIAFRNIQRRKVSTLITATGLVLGISAFIFILQYVAFEFSVNKYHENSEDIYRILVENERGNISESLPPALAPAVKENVAGVKHGTRFADGICSGIVEAVNPALNEPTPFRENACMYTDQEFFEVFTTELIDGKRDLSAPGTAVITKSLATKLFGQENVAGEVFIVYNQFGEKEFTINGVVEDVPDASSTNSNMMLSFSTLSENTGSWSDPNGWDSGFAHHFLVLEDAVNPADIAATITDLSKTVRPNDKVTFSLQPFNEVHLGGSVSDPNPTTGSMGQVLLILCVGIMIMIIGWANYINLSTAQGLERAKQVGIQQTSGASKLQLMGQFLTETFLFSLLALSLSIVVVELLQPFFNQLINRELSIELLNRQNVWLFGALYFLLGTIAAGGYVAFVITSLKPSEVLKGSSKNSTKGLRLRRVLVVFQFSISIILIVVTFVFSDQLSFMQTRDLGMSLDNRIVVRGASINKDGQNQSGEAFKDQLANFSFIDLYSGSNNVPGNGYNFNASGIYGQNNDEEAKKKSYAILFIDQYYIEAYELTLAAGRNYDENAINAGWDSDELIVNEKSVAELGYSSTEDALGKSLFWGENEYRIIGVVEDYHHVSLQQPIEPMVFIPQNSSGYYTMQFTNNNLEQNLAEVRQAYDAFFPGNPFEYFFVEDNYDQQYVQETRFSNFFQVSALLAIFIACLGLLGLAAYTASARTKEIGVRKVLGATVLDITMLLSQDFLKLVLIAFIISSPIAWYIMTEWLANFAYATSLNAGVFLMAGSLALIIALGTVSGKAIQAALANPVDSLKNE; translated from the coding sequence ATGTTTAAGAATTACCTCAAAATTGCATTTAGAAATATCCAGAGGAGAAAGGTTTCTACTTTAATTACTGCTACTGGCCTCGTACTGGGTATTTCTGCATTCATTTTTATTCTGCAGTATGTGGCTTTTGAGTTTAGCGTGAATAAGTATCACGAGAACAGCGAGGATATCTATAGAATACTGGTAGAAAATGAGCGAGGAAACATCAGTGAGTCTCTACCCCCAGCTCTTGCTCCGGCAGTAAAGGAAAACGTCGCTGGTGTAAAACATGGAACACGTTTTGCTGATGGCATTTGCAGCGGAATTGTTGAAGCAGTCAATCCTGCGCTCAACGAACCCACCCCCTTTCGCGAAAATGCCTGTATGTATACCGACCAGGAGTTCTTTGAGGTTTTTACAACCGAATTAATCGATGGTAAAAGAGATCTCTCGGCTCCAGGAACAGCAGTCATTACAAAAAGCCTGGCAACCAAGCTTTTTGGTCAGGAAAATGTGGCTGGAGAAGTATTCATTGTATACAACCAATTTGGTGAAAAGGAATTTACCATCAATGGAGTAGTTGAAGATGTTCCGGATGCATCCAGCACTAATTCAAATATGATGCTTTCCTTTTCGACTCTCAGCGAAAACACGGGAAGCTGGTCTGACCCTAATGGGTGGGACAGTGGGTTCGCTCATCATTTCCTCGTGTTGGAAGATGCTGTAAATCCAGCTGACATTGCAGCAACCATCACCGACCTATCTAAAACGGTGAGACCAAATGATAAAGTAACTTTCTCCCTTCAGCCATTTAATGAAGTTCATTTAGGAGGAAGCGTTTCTGATCCCAACCCTACCACAGGAAGTATGGGACAAGTACTACTCATCTTATGTGTAGGAATCATGATTATGATTATCGGTTGGGCGAACTATATCAACCTTTCTACAGCGCAAGGATTAGAGCGCGCCAAACAAGTGGGTATTCAGCAAACATCCGGGGCATCCAAGCTTCAATTAATGGGACAGTTTCTAACCGAGACCTTTCTCTTTTCGTTGTTAGCCCTCTCTCTGTCTATAGTAGTTGTCGAGTTGCTTCAACCTTTCTTTAATCAACTTATAAACAGAGAACTTTCCATAGAGTTACTTAATCGTCAAAATGTGTGGCTTTTCGGAGCTCTTTACTTTTTACTAGGTACGATTGCGGCCGGAGGCTATGTTGCTTTTGTGATTACCTCTCTTAAACCGAGTGAAGTATTGAAAGGAAGTAGCAAAAACTCAACTAAGGGTTTGCGTCTGCGCCGGGTGCTAGTAGTATTCCAGTTCTCTATTTCCATCATTCTGATTGTAGTAACCTTTGTCTTTTCTGATCAACTAAGTTTTATGCAGACAAGAGATCTTGGGATGAGTCTCGACAATAGAATCGTAGTGCGTGGGGCCTCCATTAATAAAGATGGGCAAAACCAATCGGGTGAAGCTTTTAAAGATCAATTAGCAAATTTTAGTTTTATCGACCTCTATTCTGGTTCAAACAATGTTCCTGGCAATGGCTACAACTTCAATGCATCAGGTATTTATGGTCAAAACAACGATGAAGAAGCAAAAAAGAAGAGCTACGCTATATTATTTATCGACCAATATTACATTGAAGCTTATGAATTGACACTGGCTGCGGGTCGCAACTATGATGAAAATGCCATTAATGCGGGTTGGGACTCAGATGAGTTAATTGTAAATGAAAAATCGGTAGCCGAATTAGGATATTCTTCCACTGAAGATGCTTTAGGTAAATCTCTTTTTTGGGGTGAGAATGAGTATCGAATTATTGGTGTAGTAGAAGATTACCATCATGTATCGCTCCAGCAACCAATAGAACCAATGGTTTTTATTCCTCAAAACTCTAGTGGTTACTATACCATGCAATTCACGAATAACAACCTTGAGCAAAACCTTGCCGAAGTACGCCAGGCCTACGATGCTTTCTTCCCTGGCAATCCTTTTGAATACTTCTTTGTTGAGGATAACTACGACCAACAATATGTTCAGGAAACCCGGTTTAGCAATTTCTTTCAGGTTTCAGCTCTACTGGCCATTTTTATCGCTTGCCTTGGGTTATTAGGATTAGCTGCTTATACCGCTTCAGCTCGAACTAAAGAAATTGGTGTACGCAAAGTACTTGGCGCTACTGTATTGGATATTACCATGTTACTATCTCAGGATTTTCTGAAACTGGTTCTTATCGCATTTATCATTTCTTCTCCAATTGCCTGGTATATAATGACCGAATGGCTAGCAAATTTCGCTTATGCTACTTCTCTTAATGCAGGAGTCTTTTTAATGGCAGGAAGCCTTGCACTCATTATAGCTCTGGGTACAGTTTCAGGAAAAGCAATTCAAGCAGCTCTAGCCAATCCAGTTGATAGCTTAAAAAACGAATAA
- a CDS encoding ABC transporter permease encodes MFSNYLKIAWRNFLRNKSYSVINILGLSLGLACLVLISLFVTEELSYDKFHEDSEQIHYLGLESRYGESSNKGLSTPRPLGASMEQEIPEVKQHVTTLWPGNGQISIDGEEFFGDTRILMSSEQFFEIFSFPLKTGDPKTVLADPNSVVIAQSIAEKYFPNENPIGKTIYVKYYGDNELVISGVAKDIGENSYVRFDVVASIKGNNSYINLEEAWGASMFNTYVKLYPDTDWDQVQPKLEEVTSKYLGEESNSSFFSIPLTDLYFSEFVSSTGFKGDMKYIYIFSAIGIFILLLASINYMNLATSRATMRSLEVGVRKVVGAEKKQLIMQFLSEAIIVTVVSFLFSLLLVEFALPYFNSLLDHNLVLNFSTDWQFIAALFLISICIGIGSGAYPAFYLSRFNPSRALKGSVKNLNAKFSFRKALVVTQFTVSTVLIISTIVAFSQLRFLLNKDLGFKSEQVMFINAYQISDQIDVFKENILQHSAVINASAATDLPGRISLSMGMSFDPSQPDLNLQTSVIRADEDYDEVLGLTMKAGRFFDENYPSDLEKARVINEAMVTALGWAGPEEAIGKVFVDSSEVIGVVSDFNFKSLHSEIGSLLLQMGDHDSRYQNYSQIAIKFNAEEVQPLIAYLQEEWAKLSPASPLDYRFLEDRFAELYETDRKLSYAFMTFAGIAIFIACMGLFGLVTYSTQRRTKEIGIRKVLGASLKDLLTLLSREYLLLVGLGFAISIPVAWYAMNEWLAEFAYRIEIGVGIFLLAGFASISIALITVVFNSTKAALANPVDSLKTE; translated from the coding sequence ATGTTCTCTAATTATTTGAAGATTGCCTGGAGAAACTTCCTCCGAAATAAATCTTACTCTGTAATAAATATTTTAGGCCTCTCTTTGGGTTTAGCCTGCCTGGTGCTCATATCCCTATTTGTAACTGAGGAATTGAGTTATGACAAATTCCATGAGGATAGCGAACAGATCCACTATTTGGGTTTAGAAAGCCGATATGGGGAATCATCTAACAAAGGGTTGAGTACTCCAAGGCCCTTAGGTGCTTCAATGGAACAAGAGATTCCTGAAGTAAAACAGCATGTGACTACTCTTTGGCCTGGAAATGGTCAGATCAGTATTGATGGAGAAGAGTTTTTCGGAGATACGCGGATTTTAATGAGCTCTGAGCAGTTTTTTGAAATCTTTTCATTCCCCTTAAAAACAGGAGATCCAAAAACTGTACTGGCTGACCCAAATTCAGTAGTGATCGCTCAAAGCATAGCAGAAAAATACTTTCCTAATGAAAACCCGATCGGAAAAACGATTTATGTAAAATATTACGGAGATAATGAATTAGTGATTTCAGGAGTTGCTAAAGATATAGGAGAAAATTCCTACGTCCGGTTTGATGTAGTTGCGTCTATAAAAGGCAATAATTCATATATAAATCTGGAAGAAGCCTGGGGCGCAAGCATGTTTAACACCTATGTTAAACTTTACCCTGATACCGATTGGGATCAGGTACAGCCTAAACTTGAGGAAGTGACTTCTAAGTACCTTGGAGAAGAATCAAATTCCAGTTTCTTTTCGATTCCGTTAACCGATCTGTATTTCTCTGAGTTTGTATCCAGTACCGGGTTCAAAGGGGATATGAAATATATCTATATCTTTTCCGCTATAGGTATTTTCATATTGCTCTTGGCCTCCATCAACTATATGAACCTTGCTACATCCAGAGCCACCATGCGTTCTTTAGAAGTTGGGGTAAGAAAAGTAGTAGGTGCTGAGAAAAAGCAACTCATAATGCAATTCCTCAGCGAAGCTATCATTGTTACAGTAGTTTCGTTTTTATTTAGCCTTCTACTCGTTGAGTTTGCACTGCCGTATTTCAATTCGCTGCTAGATCACAATCTAGTATTGAACTTTTCTACCGACTGGCAGTTTATAGCAGCACTATTCTTAATCTCAATTTGCATCGGAATTGGTTCGGGTGCATATCCGGCCTTCTACTTATCTCGATTTAACCCATCTCGAGCTCTAAAAGGATCGGTTAAAAATCTTAATGCAAAGTTCTCATTCCGAAAGGCGCTGGTTGTTACTCAGTTTACCGTGTCTACCGTGCTGATAATAAGCACAATTGTAGCTTTTTCTCAGCTTCGCTTTTTGCTAAACAAAGACCTTGGTTTCAAAAGTGAACAGGTTATGTTTATCAATGCCTATCAAATCTCCGATCAAATTGATGTGTTCAAGGAAAATATACTTCAGCATTCTGCTGTCATTAACGCATCAGCTGCTACCGATTTACCCGGGCGTATAAGCCTATCCATGGGCATGAGCTTTGATCCATCTCAACCTGATCTTAACCTTCAGACTTCGGTAATTCGGGCAGATGAGGATTATGATGAGGTACTTGGTTTAACTATGAAAGCTGGACGCTTTTTCGATGAGAATTACCCTTCGGATTTAGAAAAAGCACGAGTAATTAATGAAGCTATGGTTACTGCCTTAGGGTGGGCTGGTCCTGAAGAAGCTATTGGTAAGGTCTTTGTAGATAGCAGTGAAGTGATTGGGGTAGTTTCAGATTTTAATTTCAAATCACTGCATTCCGAAATAGGCTCTCTCCTACTCCAAATGGGAGATCACGACTCCAGGTATCAAAACTACAGCCAGATTGCAATCAAGTTTAATGCTGAAGAGGTACAACCACTTATTGCCTATTTGCAAGAGGAATGGGCAAAACTGAGTCCAGCTTCTCCCCTAGATTATCGCTTTCTGGAAGATCGTTTTGCCGAGTTATATGAAACAGACAGAAAGCTTAGCTATGCGTTCATGACCTTTGCGGGAATTGCCATATTTATTGCTTGTATGGGCTTGTTTGGGTTAGTCACCTATTCTACCCAGCGCAGAACCAAGGAAATTGGTATCAGAAAAGTACTGGGAGCTTCACTAAAAGATTTACTCACATTATTATCTAGAGAGTATTTATTACTTGTCGGATTAGGTTTTGCGATATCAATACCAGTTGCCTGGTATGCAATGAATGAATGGCTTGCCGAATTTGCCTACCGAATAGAAATTGGAGTGGGCATATTTTTGTTAGCGGGTTTTGCTTCTATATCCATCGCCTTGATAACCGTCGTTTTCAATTCTACCAAAGCTGCCTTAGCAAATCCTGTGGATAGCTTGAAAACAGAGTAA